In one Molothrus ater isolate BHLD 08-10-18 breed brown headed cowbird chromosome 6, BPBGC_Mater_1.1, whole genome shotgun sequence genomic region, the following are encoded:
- the CRACR2B gene encoding EF-hand calcium-binding domain-containing protein 4A isoform X2: MENQSGVLLGYVHWEGKEEGGEEDGVAPRVSPPSQMSRLEDVQVEMLEKARELFQLCDKDEKGFITKVDMQRLQSELPLTPEQLETVFDSLEQNNKGYLTPVEFSMGLGKLIGIELCQGAGRMDHSRHEETFESGWSDDLDPADDDDEEKRFCSMMEQLGAAQLFEDPHEIRELWARLRKERPELLSNFEEFLLRVSSYIKEVNHEKESMEQALKRKESDHDREVRCLYEEMEQQIKAERERLVCQEALRHDRSNLLQKELHNKEQELEKILYRQKKLEHQLQSLNSEQLETRVQNERLRHLNENLLEELEKSKWELEAVKGQLQKLQKEAQIEQEQKDRDVFRVSKNMQKEKQSLLRQLELLREMNKKLRDERDAFEAKKLVPQNKNALLKKGSGLGSYLLEDKPVKRQLASAELPFTLPVDVAVEEPNRKNCKYFPGNGVWMKTGEGGSTNFGENSRDEERWPLAADPEWFKMTLKGDSDCRKNADGLDAAPLPPRAQPVGTETRLQALEAASCSPDRIFKVVFVGNSGVGKSSFIHRFCYDRFLAELNATIGIDYQVKSLMVDNTQIALQLWDTAGQERKV; the protein is encoded by the exons ATGGAGAACCAGAGTGGAGTGCTCTTGGGATACGTccactgggaaggaaaagaggaaggggGTGAGGAGGATGGGGTGGCTCCTCGTGTTTCTCCTCCCAGCCAAATGAGCAGACTGGAAGATGTGCAGGTGGAGATGCTTGAGAAGGCAAGGGAGCTCTTCCAGCTGTGTGACAAGGATGAGAAGGGTTTTATCACCAAGGTGGACATGCag CGGCTCCAGAGTGAACTCCCCCTAAcccctgagcagctggagacTGTTTTTGACAGCTTGGAACAGAATAACAAAGGATACCTGACACCTGTGGAGTTCAGCATGGGTCTAG GAAAGTTAATAGGGATTGAATTGTGTCAAGGGGCTGGGAGAATGGATCACTCCAGACACGAGGAGACCTTCGAGTCAGGCTGGTCAGATGACTTGGACCCtgcagatgatgatgatgaagagaAACGATTCTGTTCCATGATGGagcagcttggagcagcccaGTTGTTTGAAGA CCCACATGAGATTCGGGAGCTCTGGGCTCGCCTACGGAAGGAGCGTCCAGAGCTCTTATCCAATTTTGAAGAGTTTCTGTTGCGTGTTTCCTCGTACATAAAAGAGGTGAATCATGAGAAGGAGTCTATGGAGCAAGCATTGAAGAG GAAGGAGTCAGATCATGATCGAGAAGTCAGATGCCTTTATGAAGAAATGGAGCAACAGATCAAAGCAGAAAGGGAGAGGCTGGTCTGCCAG GAAGCACTGAGGCACGACAGGAGTAACCTGCTCCAGAAGGAGCTGCACAacaaagagcaggagctggagaaaatCCTCTACCGCCAGAAGAAG ctggaaCATCAGCTACAGTCACTGAACTCGGAGCAGCTGGAGACACGCGTGCAGAATGAAAGGCTCCGGCACCTGAATGAAAACctgctggaagagctggagaAAAGCAAATGGGAGCTAGAGGCAGTGAAGGGACAATTACAGAAGCTCCAGAAAGAGGCTCAGATTGAGCAAGAGCAGAAGGACAG GGATGTGTTTAGAGTCTCCAAGAAcatgcagaaagagaaacaaagccTCCTTcggcagctggagctcctcag AGAAATGAACAAGAAACTTCGAGATGAGCGAGATGCCTTTGAAGCCAAGAAGCTG GTGCCTCAGAACAAAAATGCCCTGTTGAAGAAAGGGTCAGGGCTAGGCAGTTACCTGCTGGAGGACAAGCCTGTCAAACG ACAACTGGCCTCTGCGGAGCTTCCCTTCACCCTCCCAGTGGACGTGGCAGTGGAAGAACCCAACAGAAAGAACTGTAAATACTTCCCAGGCAATGGGGTATGGATGAAGACAGGAGAAGGAGGCAGCACAAACTTTGGAGAGAACAGCAGAGATGAGGAGAGATGGCCCTTGGCAGCAGATCCTGAGTGGTTTAAGATGACTTTGAAGGGTGACTCTGACTgcagaaaaaatgcagatgGCCTAGATGCTGCTCCGCTGCCTCCTCGAGCCCAGCCTGTTGGCACTGAAACCAGG CTCCAAGCACTGGAAGCAGCCAGCTGTTCCCCAGATCGCATCTTTAAAGTGGTGTTTGTGGGGAATTCTGGTGTTGGGAAGAGTTCCTTCATCCACCGCTTCTGCTATGACAGGTTCTTGGCTGAGCTCAATGCAACCATTG GTATTGATTACCAGGTGAAGAGTCTAATGGTGGATAACACCCAGATTGCCTTACAGCTGTGGGATACAGCTGGACAAGAGAG GAAGGTATAG
- the CRACR2B gene encoding EF-hand calcium-binding domain-containing protein 4A isoform X1, with protein sequence MENQSGVLLGYVHWEGKEEGGEEDGVAPRVSPPSQMSRLEDVQVEMLEKARELFQLCDKDEKGFITKVDMQRLQSELPLTPEQLETVFDSLEQNNKGYLTPVEFSMGLGKLIGIELCQGAGRMDHSRHEETFESGWSDDLDPADDDDEEKRFCSMMEQLGAAQLFEDPHEIRELWARLRKERPELLSNFEEFLLRVSSYIKEVNHEKESMEQALKRKESDHDREVRCLYEEMEQQIKAERERLVCQEALRHDRSNLLQKELHNKEQELEKILYRQKKLEHQLQSLNSEQLETRVQNERLRHLNENLLEELEKSKWELEAVKGQLQKLQKEAQIEQEQKDRDVFRVSKNMQKEKQSLLRQLELLREMNKKLRDERDAFEAKKLVPQNKNALLKKGSGLGSYLLEDKPVKRQLASAELPFTLPVDVAVEEPNRKNCKYFPGNGVWMKTGEGGSTNFGENSRDEERWPLAADPEWFKMTLKGDSDCRKNADGLDAAPLPPRAQPVGTETRLQALEAASCSPDRIFKVVFVGNSGVGKSSFIHRFCYDRFLAELNATIGIDYQVKSLMVDNTQIALQLWDTAGQERFRSVTKQYFRKADGILVMYDITAECSFMAVRNWMSSVQEGIEDGAVVFLLGNKLDAVQRETRKVPKVEGERLAKEYKAVFYECSAMTGYNIMEPMLHMARLLTAQEDRQRENALQLEDISRRKGCCT encoded by the exons ATGGAGAACCAGAGTGGAGTGCTCTTGGGATACGTccactgggaaggaaaagaggaaggggGTGAGGAGGATGGGGTGGCTCCTCGTGTTTCTCCTCCCAGCCAAATGAGCAGACTGGAAGATGTGCAGGTGGAGATGCTTGAGAAGGCAAGGGAGCTCTTCCAGCTGTGTGACAAGGATGAGAAGGGTTTTATCACCAAGGTGGACATGCag CGGCTCCAGAGTGAACTCCCCCTAAcccctgagcagctggagacTGTTTTTGACAGCTTGGAACAGAATAACAAAGGATACCTGACACCTGTGGAGTTCAGCATGGGTCTAG GAAAGTTAATAGGGATTGAATTGTGTCAAGGGGCTGGGAGAATGGATCACTCCAGACACGAGGAGACCTTCGAGTCAGGCTGGTCAGATGACTTGGACCCtgcagatgatgatgatgaagagaAACGATTCTGTTCCATGATGGagcagcttggagcagcccaGTTGTTTGAAGA CCCACATGAGATTCGGGAGCTCTGGGCTCGCCTACGGAAGGAGCGTCCAGAGCTCTTATCCAATTTTGAAGAGTTTCTGTTGCGTGTTTCCTCGTACATAAAAGAGGTGAATCATGAGAAGGAGTCTATGGAGCAAGCATTGAAGAG GAAGGAGTCAGATCATGATCGAGAAGTCAGATGCCTTTATGAAGAAATGGAGCAACAGATCAAAGCAGAAAGGGAGAGGCTGGTCTGCCAG GAAGCACTGAGGCACGACAGGAGTAACCTGCTCCAGAAGGAGCTGCACAacaaagagcaggagctggagaaaatCCTCTACCGCCAGAAGAAG ctggaaCATCAGCTACAGTCACTGAACTCGGAGCAGCTGGAGACACGCGTGCAGAATGAAAGGCTCCGGCACCTGAATGAAAACctgctggaagagctggagaAAAGCAAATGGGAGCTAGAGGCAGTGAAGGGACAATTACAGAAGCTCCAGAAAGAGGCTCAGATTGAGCAAGAGCAGAAGGACAG GGATGTGTTTAGAGTCTCCAAGAAcatgcagaaagagaaacaaagccTCCTTcggcagctggagctcctcag AGAAATGAACAAGAAACTTCGAGATGAGCGAGATGCCTTTGAAGCCAAGAAGCTG GTGCCTCAGAACAAAAATGCCCTGTTGAAGAAAGGGTCAGGGCTAGGCAGTTACCTGCTGGAGGACAAGCCTGTCAAACG ACAACTGGCCTCTGCGGAGCTTCCCTTCACCCTCCCAGTGGACGTGGCAGTGGAAGAACCCAACAGAAAGAACTGTAAATACTTCCCAGGCAATGGGGTATGGATGAAGACAGGAGAAGGAGGCAGCACAAACTTTGGAGAGAACAGCAGAGATGAGGAGAGATGGCCCTTGGCAGCAGATCCTGAGTGGTTTAAGATGACTTTGAAGGGTGACTCTGACTgcagaaaaaatgcagatgGCCTAGATGCTGCTCCGCTGCCTCCTCGAGCCCAGCCTGTTGGCACTGAAACCAGG CTCCAAGCACTGGAAGCAGCCAGCTGTTCCCCAGATCGCATCTTTAAAGTGGTGTTTGTGGGGAATTCTGGTGTTGGGAAGAGTTCCTTCATCCACCGCTTCTGCTATGACAGGTTCTTGGCTGAGCTCAATGCAACCATTG GTATTGATTACCAGGTGAAGAGTCTAATGGTGGATAACACCCAGATTGCCTTACAGCTGTGGGATACAGCTGGACAAGAGAG GTTTCGGAGCGTCACCAAGCAGTACTTCCGGAAGGCAGACGGGATCCTGGTGATGTACGACATCACGGCCGAGTGCTCCTTCATGGCCGTGCGCAACTGGATGAGCAGCGTCCAG GAAGGTATAGAGGACGGAGCTGTGGTGTTTCTGCTTGGAAATAAATTGGATGCTGTGCAGAGAGAGACCCGGAAAGTGCCCAAGGTGGAGGGGGAAAGGCTGGCGAAG GAGTACAAGGCTGTGTTCTACGAGTGCAGTGCCATGACTGGCTACAACATTATGGAGCCCATGCTGCACATGGCCAG GTTGCTGACAGCACAAGAAGACAGGCAGAGGGAGaatgccctgcagctggaggatatcagcaggaggaaagggTGCTGCACATAA